The Macaca fascicularis isolate 582-1 chromosome 1, T2T-MFA8v1.1 genome includes a window with the following:
- the LOC123575578 gene encoding uncharacterized protein, producing MRGLFQQLMGCQMFDFLLFQPFRFPQNCHLLERVSSQCVPEILCTTAVLLRKQQSFQSVQGFSQPGLPAATQQLSSAEPSGPDLHSQLPPRDKCRSLCWCSQHGVGARGRGKAAASCASQLRALPILLILQLMLIGLPCLLDGVSHIIYSQPGEAVFIEDQEICPSYAYCRNPVVLLSSSSSQPIILCLETLPWKGICLLFSSPSSRKEHRNEDACVLVKPAPAHPPSLARREDSTAPFSKARDLAMHQSAPVLLPSRAFLRGRCWRLG from the exons ATGAGAGGGTTGTTTCAGCAGCTGATGGGATGCCAAatgtttgactttttattattccAGCCCTTCAGATTTCCCCAGAATTGTCACCTTCTAGAGCGTGTGTCTTCCCAGTGCGTTCCGGAAATTCTCTGTACCACTGCCGTGTTGCTCAGAAAACAACAGAGCTTTCAGTCAGTTCAG GGTTTCAGCCAGCCTGGCCTTCCAGCTGCCACCCAGCAGCTCAGCTCAGCAGAACCTTCTGGCCCAGACCTTCACTCCCAACTCCCGCCCAGGGACAAATGCAGAAGCCTCTGCTGGTGCAGCCAACACGGAGTGGGGGCaaggggaagaggaaaagcaGCAGCTTCCTGTGCTTCCCAGCTCAGAGCATTG CCAATTCTTTTGATATTGCAACTCATGCTGATTGGCCTCCCATGCCTGCTTGACGGTGTGAGCCACATTATCTACAGCCAGCCAGGAGAGGCTGTCTTTATTGAAGATCAGGAAATCTGCCCGTCATATGCATACTGCAGAAATCCTGTGGTGCTTCTGTCCTCCAGCAGCTCACAGCCAATCATTCTCTG tttggaaacactgcccTGGAAAGGCATCTGCCTGCTCTTCTCCAGCCCCTCTTCCCGGAAGGAACACCGAAATGAGGACGCCTGCGTCCTGGTGAAG CCAGCTCCAGCTCATCCTCCCAGTCTGGCTCGGCGCGAAGACTCCACAGCACCTTTCAGCAAAGCCCGGGACCTTGCGATGCACCAGTCGGCTCCTGTCCTCCTCCCCAGTCGTGCGTTCCTCAGGGGCAGG